DNA sequence from the Candidatus Limnocylindrales bacterium genome:
GAGCCTCTCGGCGCGCGGCGAAATCTCTCTACTGCGTAGCACGACGCGACGGCGCCGGTAACCCGCCTCGATGCCGATGTCTCGTCACAACCTGCGCCGGCGGCACGCGACTGCACGCAAGGGTGTTCATTCTCATCTGCGCTCTCGATAAGAACTGCTCGTGCTCCTCGCCCTTTACGTCGCGGCCGGTGGCGCCCTCGGCGCCGTTGCACGCTACCTCGTGACGACGGCGATGGCGCATCTCTGGTCACACCCGCTCCCGATCGGGACCATGGCGGTCAATGTCTCGGGCTGCCTCGTCATCGGGGCACTGGTCGGCGCAGCGGACAGCCGTGCATTGCTGACGGCGGAGTCGCGCGCGTTTCTCATCATCGGGGTCCTTGGCGGCTTCACCACGTTCTCGGCGTTCGGGCTAGAAGCCTTCGAGCTGCTGCGGCGCGGGCAGGTGCTGCTGGCGCTCGTGCACGTCGCCGGACAGTGCGTGCTGGGAATCGGCGC
Encoded proteins:
- the crcB gene encoding fluoride efflux transporter CrcB, translating into MLLALYVAAGGALGAVARYLVTTAMAHLWSHPLPIGTMAVNVSGCLVIGALVGAADSRALLTAESRAFLIIGVLGGFTTFSAFGLEAFELLRRGQVLLALVHVAGQCVLGIGAVAAGFHLLRGR